In Terriglobus aquaticus, the genomic window GCCGGGCGGCAGTCTGACCACCACCTCACCCGTGCTGATGAGGCATAGGCGGCCTGAGCCTTTCCCTGACCGGTCCTGCTGTGACTGGAGACTCCGGAAGCGGTCCAGCAGGTACTGCGCTGCTTCGGCGGCGGGCCAGTCGTCGGGCGTGTTGTCGATCACGGCGGAGTAGCCGCGTTCGCGCGCTGCCTGCGCCGCATGCTCGGCCAGATCGGCCTGGCTGAGTATGAGCAGCGCATTCGGGTCGAGGTCGCCGGGCTTGGGCGTCTCGGGCAGGCTTTCCCTTTGAAAGAAGGCCGTAACACTGGCCGGCAAGTGGCCGCTTAGATCGTGTTCGCGAAGAATCGCCCGGCAGTCGGCGACAGTGCTGCGATCGGGCAGTGTGGGACCGCTGCTCAGCGCGTCCAGTTGTCCCGGCGGAACATCGCTCACCAGCAGGCTGATGCTGCGCAGGTGGCGGGCGGCAAGCGCCAGGCGACCACCCTTGACCGCGGAGAAGTGCTTCCGCAAGGCATTGATCTGCACGATGGGCGCCGCGCTGTGCACCAGCGCACGGTGGAACGCAGCGGTGTCCTCGACGCTAATGATCGGGTCCAGCGGCAGTTCCACCATGGCGGAAGCGCCTCCGCTGACTAGGAACAGGCACAACGTCCCTTCGCTCGGTGGTTCGTCGTGCAGCATTCCGAGGATGCATTCCGCCGCGTCTCTCGAGCGTTCGTCGGGCTCTGGGTGACCGCCGCGGAAGTACTGGACCGACGCGGGCAGCCAGGCTGGACGATCGGGCGCGACCAGGACGCCGCTGATCGTGCGTCCGCCCACGATGTCCTGCCGCGCAAGCACGGCTCGC contains:
- a CDS encoding glycerate kinase type-2 family protein — translated: MARSAGSTCFALQRDARALFHAALQRCSIGDTLADKLFTGPADLFEGDRAVLRMDGVRRILVIAMGKAAGPMLRAVLARQDIVGGRTISGVLVAPDRPAWLPASVQYFRGGHPEPDERSRDAAECILGMLHDEPPSEGTLCLFLVSGGASAMVELPLDPIISVEDTAAFHRALVHSAAPIVQINALRKHFSAVKGGRLALAARHLRSISLLVSDVPPGQLDALSSGPTLPDRSTVADCRAILREHDLSGHLPASVTAFFQRESLPETPKPGDLDPNALLILSQADLAEHAAQAARERGYSAVIDNTPDDWPAAEAAQYLLDRFRSLQSQQDRSGKGSGRLCLISTGEVVVRLPPGLQGRASGGRNQHFVLETATRLSESDGDIAVLSCGSDGIDGNSPAAGAVIASADFRSAEARHRALEALGRFSAHPLLRRMGAAIETGATGLNLRDLRMILR